CATTCGGTCAGATGCGCGAAATGGGCTTGGAAAGTGCAAATTCCCCTTCGATAATGGGCGCACAGGCGGAATTCGCCGCCAGATGAGATCTCGCATGAGCGACGAACGCACCACTGTCCTTGTCGTAGACGACGAACCCGAGATCGTCTTACTGATGAGCGACTTTCTGCGCGCCGAGGGCTACCAGGTGGTGACGGCCAGCGACGGCTCCGAAGCCCTGACCGCGCTGCAACGACAGCCGGTGCACTGCATGCTGCTGGACATCATGATGCCGGGCATGTCCGGCTTCGATCTGCTGCGCACCGTGCGGGAGCGCGGTGACATACCCGTGCTCATCCTGAGCGCGCGCATGGACGACAGCGACAAGATTCGCGGGCTTGGACTCGGGGCCGATGACTACATCGTGAAATCGGCCACCCCGGCCGAGGTGGTGGCGCGGGTGAAAGCCGTCTTGCGACGTTCACGTCCCAGCACGGTTCCGGCACGCAAGACTCTGGAGTTCGATCACCTGTCCATCGACGTCCAGGCCCGTGAGGTGCGCCGGGATGGCCGGTTGGTTCCGCTCACCGCGCGAGAGTTCGATCTCCTCAAGCTTCTCGCCGAGCATCCGCGTCAGGTCTTCAGCCGCGACCAGCTTTTCGACCGCCTGTGGGATTCGTATGGCGACCAGCACACGGTAACGGTCCATATCGGCCGCTTGCGCGACAAGCTGGAACGCGATCCATCGCATCCCGAGCTGATCGTGACGGTCTGGGGCGCCGGATACCGCTTCGACGGGCGGCCTGCCTGATGGACGCCTCTACGGGACCGGTGCGCAAATGGTCGGTCCGGTTGCTGGACTGGCTCGTCTGGCGGCCGATTGCCTGGTGCACCAAACAATGCTACCGGCTGACCCGCTGGGCGGTGAGCCCACGAGTCTGGTTCCGCTTCTTTAGTTGGTTACGGCTTTCCAGTATCTCTCTCCGGCGCTGGCTCTTCATCGCGCTTCTGGTGCTGATGATTCTTCCCGGTATTGGCGCCGGCATGGTGGCCATCGGGATTACGTTCTTCGACCGTCCAGAAGCGACTGCCACCGAGCGGATGCTGCGGGAATCTGGCGCGCAATGGGACGACCCGGCCTGGCAAGCCGCGCTCGAAGCCCAGGCGAAGAAGGACGACGCGCAGATCGTGCTCTATCAGGACGGAGAGCCGATCTTCCGTTCCGAAGGAGTCTCGCTCCCCTTCACGGGAGACGAAGGCGGGATGATCACCATCGTTCCGAGCTCAACAACGGACCAATCGGCGGCGATTCGATACCTCAGCGATCCCAACGATACCCGTTATCTCCCGGTGCCGATCTCCTATTTCATCTTCCTGGCGTTGACGTTCATCGGCATTGCCATCTTTTTCGGGCGGAGCGTGGTCAAACCGCTGGCCGCCACCAGCGATGCCGCGAGCGAGGTGGCCGGCGGGAACCTCGATATCTCCCTTCCGCGCTCGCGCGTGCGGGAGGTGCGTGAGCTCAATGCCGCGTTCGAGGGGATGGCGTCCGAGCTGAAAGAATCGCTCGAACACGAAGCCAAGCTCGAAGCGGAGCGCAAGCAGTTCATCAGCGCCATCGTGCACGATCTGCGCACCCCCCTCTTCGCGTTGCGCGGATCGTTCGAGGCGATCGAAACCGGGGTGGCCGATACCCAGGAAAAGCAGAAGTACTACTTTCAGCTTGCCCGGGAACGCGCCGACACGCTGGACCGGATGATCACCGATCTCTTCGAGTTCACCCGGCTGGAGTACCTGGATCAGGAGCCGGTGCGCGAGCCGCTGGACTTTGGGGCGCTGGTCGAACGTGTGGCCGAAACGCTGCAACCCCGCGCCGCCGAGCAGGAGAGCACGATCTTGCTCGATGTCCGCCCCGATCTGTGCGAGATCTCGGCCGACGCGCATCTGCTGACCCGCGCGATCGACAATCTGATCGACAATGCGATCCGCTACGCCGGTCCCAACAGCACGATCTGGATCGAGGCGCTGTCCACTCCCGGCTCGGTCGTCTTCAGCGTTGCCGACGACGGCCCAGGCATCCCGGCCGCAGACCTGCCGAACCTGTTCACACCCCTCTTCCGCGGCGAATCGTCCCGCAACCGCAAGACCGGCGGCGCAGGGCTCGGCCTGACCATCGCGCGCAACATCTTCCTGGCCCACGGTGGCACATTGACCGCCCGGAATCGGACACCCAACGGGGCGATGTTCATCGGGTCATTGCCGTGCGGTTCGGGCGCCCCCACCAAGTAGCGCTCGGGCGCGTGTTACCTCGATTCAGGATCAGCACAGCTTCCATACGCGAAACACCACGCTTCGAGCATGTCGAGGCACTCACTCAAATGCGGCCATTCTTCCCGCGTCAGTTCTCGCGGAAGCCCCAGTTCGTCTCCGGTAACCGGATCGAAGACATGTTGCTCGTGCACACCATGGGCATTGTCGAACCGAAAGATGGCACGGTGCTCAGGGAACGAAACACCGCCGTGGTAAGCGTAGTCAACGGTTTCGACCCAACCATTGGCAAGAACCGCAATCGTCTTGTCCACTTTCAGAAAGGTGTACCCCTTGCAGCGAAGCAATCCCTGGATGTAGATGTCTCCGTCTTCTCCAAGATACGGTCCGCGCAGGAGATTCTCTTCGATGAACAGAAATGATCACGGTCCCGGAGCTGCTTTTCGTGAAGCACGACAAAGTTCTCGAACGAATTGGGACCGTGCTTATCGCGTCGAATCACGCTCGATCGATCATCCGATTCAGTCGATTGATGTCGAGCAACCAGGAACAAACCTCGAACGTTTCGTAGATCTGGCCGGAGCGCACCGCCGCGTGCGCCTCTTTCCAGGACACGCCGTATTCCACTTCACCAGCGTGGATGCGGTGGAAGAGCTGGTGCATTTGGTCCAGCATGTAGGCAGGATCGTTCCGCTGCTCTTCGAGGCGGCGAATGGTTTCAGCGACTTTTGCCTCGAGCTCGCGATCGACAGTCGTGCTCATTACGGTGCGTCCTTCTGCGACATTCCCGATGGTCCACTCTGCGTTGGAATGTCGAATCCCGTTCATTATGAAACAGTGCGGGCGGGAACGGTAGACCTGGGCATTTGCTGCGGTCGACATCTTCAACAGCGACTGCGGCACAATTGGGACATCGAGTTTGCGGCGCGTGGAGAGATGGCATCCCCTATGACATTGGTACGGAAAGCTGGCGCCGGGGCAATCATCGCAGCCGGGTTTGCGGGGGTGAATGCCCTCAAACAGAAGGTGACCTATCCCAAACCGCCGGCGTTCTACGATCCACCAAGCGTGCTGGGCACAGGCGAGCCGGGCGAGATCGTGCGCATCGAGGAAATTCCGTGGACGATGCGCACGCCGGGATGGCGCATGCTCTATCGCTCCACCGATGTGCACGGCAGGCCATCCATCGTCTCCGGGCTGATGGTCGCGCCAGCGGGCACTCCATCCGAAGAGGGCTGGCCAGTCGTCGCAGTAGCCCATGGCACGGCCGGGTTGCCGCGTGGCGCCGCGCCGTCGATGACGATCGACGCCAACTCGGACGAAACCAACTACACCTACGCGAACAACATCAAGCCGTTTCTCGACGCCGGCTATGCGGTCGCCTACACCGACTATCAGGGGCTCGGCGCGCCAGGCGGGCATTCCTATCTGGTCGGCACGGTCGAAGCAGCGAACGTGCTCGACAGCGTGCGGGCGATCCGGAGGTTTTCGGGGATCCCGGTGTCGGATCGACTGATCGTTTGGGGACATTCGCAGGGTGGGCATGCGGCCGCATTCGCGGTGGAGGAAGCGCCAGGCTACGCTCCGGAACTCGAAATCGCCGGCGCGGTGCTGGTGGCTCCGGCAGCCGAATTACGGCTGATCCTGGACGCCGTGCTGGATTCGAAACAACGCACCTACATGAGCATTCTCGTCATGGTCAGCGTCGCGAGCTGGATCGACGCCTACCCAGCGCTCAAGAAAGACGATGCGCTCAAGACTCCCGGATCGTTGCTCCTCTCTCCCAGCGCTGAAGTGCTGCGCATGAAATACGGCGCGTTCACCCTGCGGCCTTTCCTGCCCGATCAGCTCTTCCGCGCCGACGTGATCGAGAAATGGGCGCCGTATTTCGACCGCAATACGGCCGGCCAGAGACCGCTGGGTGTGCCGATCCTGGTTCAACAGGGCGATGCCGACGAGGTCATTCCGGCGGCATCGAATCAGCGCTTCGTCGAACGGCTCGAGGCCCAGGGTGAGGATGCGACCCTCACGATCTACCCAGGACGAACGCATACCGACGTGCTGGAGCCGGGCACGCCAGACGCCATCGCCTGGATGCGCGAGCGCGTTCCCTAACCTGACCAGTTCCCAATGGCCACTTTCGGTGGTACTGTGT
The sequence above is drawn from the Thermomicrobiales bacterium genome and encodes:
- a CDS encoding response regulator transcription factor translates to MSDERTTVLVVDDEPEIVLLMSDFLRAEGYQVVTASDGSEALTALQRQPVHCMLLDIMMPGMSGFDLLRTVRERGDIPVLILSARMDDSDKIRGLGLGADDYIVKSATPAEVVARVKAVLRRSRPSTVPARKTLEFDHLSIDVQAREVRRDGRLVPLTAREFDLLKLLAEHPRQVFSRDQLFDRLWDSYGDQHTVTVHIGRLRDKLERDPSHPELIVTVWGAGYRFDGRPA
- a CDS encoding HAMP domain-containing sensor histidine kinase, yielding MDASTGPVRKWSVRLLDWLVWRPIAWCTKQCYRLTRWAVSPRVWFRFFSWLRLSSISLRRWLFIALLVLMILPGIGAGMVAIGITFFDRPEATATERMLRESGAQWDDPAWQAALEAQAKKDDAQIVLYQDGEPIFRSEGVSLPFTGDEGGMITIVPSSTTDQSAAIRYLSDPNDTRYLPVPISYFIFLALTFIGIAIFFGRSVVKPLAATSDAASEVAGGNLDISLPRSRVREVRELNAAFEGMASELKESLEHEAKLEAERKQFISAIVHDLRTPLFALRGSFEAIETGVADTQEKQKYYFQLARERADTLDRMITDLFEFTRLEYLDQEPVREPLDFGALVERVAETLQPRAAEQESTILLDVRPDLCEISADAHLLTRAIDNLIDNAIRYAGPNSTIWIEALSTPGSVVFSVADDGPGIPAADLPNLFTPLFRGESSRNRKTGGAGLGLTIARNIFLAHGGTLTARNRTPNGAMFIGSLPCGSGAPTK
- a CDS encoding alpha/beta fold hydrolase, which produces MTLVRKAGAGAIIAAGFAGVNALKQKVTYPKPPAFYDPPSVLGTGEPGEIVRIEEIPWTMRTPGWRMLYRSTDVHGRPSIVSGLMVAPAGTPSEEGWPVVAVAHGTAGLPRGAAPSMTIDANSDETNYTYANNIKPFLDAGYAVAYTDYQGLGAPGGHSYLVGTVEAANVLDSVRAIRRFSGIPVSDRLIVWGHSQGGHAAAFAVEEAPGYAPELEIAGAVLVAPAAELRLILDAVLDSKQRTYMSILVMVSVASWIDAYPALKKDDALKTPGSLLLSPSAEVLRMKYGAFTLRPFLPDQLFRADVIEKWAPYFDRNTAGQRPLGVPILVQQGDADEVIPAASNQRFVERLEAQGEDATLTIYPGRTHTDVLEPGTPDAIAWMRERVP